A genomic window from Silene latifolia isolate original U9 population chromosome Y, ASM4854445v1, whole genome shotgun sequence includes:
- the LOC141628770 gene encoding uncharacterized protein LOC141628770: MGYYLADGIYPGWATFVKTINAPQIQKHKLFAARQKSCRKDVERAFGVLQARFAFIKRPCLLWDRANMGKVLMACIIMHNMIVEDERETYLNYENIIAVFKEDNPTSASDDPYEYHRLRRSPQERFIEIHGEIRDRATHNALKNDLIEHIWQNFRNSN, encoded by the coding sequence ATGGGATATTATCTTGCTGATGGTATATATCCTGGTTGGGCAACATTTGTTAAAACAATTAATGCGCCACAAATTCAAAAGCATAAGTTATTTGCAGCTCGACAAAAGAGTTGTCGAAAAGATGTGGAACGTGCTTTTGGCGTCCTACAAGCTCGATTTGCGTTCATCAAACGCCCTTGTCTTCTTTGGGATCGAGCTAATATGGGGAAGGTTCTTATGGCTTGTATTATTATGCATAATATGATAGTTGAAGATGAAAGAGAAACTTATCTTAACTATGAAAACATAATCGCAGTGTTCAAAGAAGATAATCCGACTTCAGCTAGTGATGATCCATATGAATATCATCGTCTTAGAAGATCGCCTCAAGAACGATTCATAGAAATTCATGGTGAGATTCGTGATCGTGCCACTCATAACGCTCTGAAAAATGATCTCATTGAGCATATTTGGCAAAACTTCCGTAACTCGAattag